A single window of Danio rerio strain Tuebingen ecotype United States chromosome 15, GRCz12tu, whole genome shotgun sequence DNA harbors:
- the lsr gene encoding lipolysis-stimulated lipoprotein receptor isoform X3 produces MSLGVIFTLLLFTGVTTGINVICTYPRYVVIMFQPVTLRCDFTTTSTTPPLITWKYKSYCRDPIQAALNPSSADNAIAQSNPNYNPNIECADSARTVRIVASKQTAVTLGKEYQGRQISITNNADLSIVQTAWGDSGVYVCSAASAQDLSGNGECYTELIVLDWLLVVLVVLGFLLLLLLIGICWCQCCPHTCCCYVRCPCCPERCCCPRALYEAGKMVKSGIPSQYAATAYAQSMYGQPAYGVGAAMPGIPMMPMQMGVGGPPSNGYGRDYDGASSIGQGSQVPLLQEHDAGGNRSGYRVQADQDGNPTRVLYYMEREVANLDPSRPGIAPGKYSRLDGMSEVSSLHDGPDSRNRGRARPPQLTTVYDDVDENMSTISSVSQHMRRDEPRRGADSRGRARSMENLDDISRGYRDRDDYPPARRDGGPRGGRRGSDDEWSSSGRGYDPVDDRRRRDYSPDNRPRHGDSFRGAGFQGRRTRSRDDLMDLVRDPGRGGRDEYDDSFLREAMEKKKLGEQQRGRSRERLDSESDRSDRYRGHHSGPPPLPLVPASGNPDRRGNHSNFPPPPPPYTEDTDSLPSSKKSNLKKNGAVSRESLVV; encoded by the exons ATGTCGCTGGGTGTAATATTTACCCTCCTTTTGTTCACAG GTGTCACCACAGGCATCAATGTGATCTGTACTTATCCACGCTATGTGGTCATAATGTTCCAGCCAGTGACGCTGCGTTGTGATTTCACCACCACATCTACAACCCCTCCACTGATCACCTGGAAATACAAGTCCTACTGCAGAGACCCGATTCAGGCTGCGTTAAACCCCAGCAGTGCTGACAATGCCATTGCTCAGTCCAACCCAAACTACAATCCCAACATAGAGTGTGCAGACAGTGCCAGGACCGTTCGCATAGTCGCTTCCAAACAAACGGCCGTCACGCTTGGAAAAGAGTATCAGGGCCGTCAGATCAGCATCACAAATA ATGCAGACCTTAGCATTGTTCAGACTGCATGGGGTGACAGTGGGGTGTACGTCTGCTCTGCTGCCTCAGCTCAGGACCTTTCGGGAAATGGAGAGTGTTACACAGAGCTCATTGTGCTTG ACTGGTTGTTAGTGGTGTTGGTGGTCCTGGGTTTCCTCTTGCTGTTGCTCCTGATTGGTATCTGCTGGTGCCAGTGTTGCCCTCACACCTGCTGCTGTTACGTCAGATGCCCCTGCTGCCCGGAGCGCTGCTGCTGTCCCCGCGCAT TATATGAGGCTGGTAAAATGGTGAAGTCTGGCATTCCCAGTCAGTACGCAGCCACTGCCTACGCACAAAGCATGTACGGCCAGCCTGCTTACGGAGTTGGTGCAGCCATGCCGGGCATTCCTATGATGCCTATGCAAATGGGAGTTGGTGGTCCTCCATCAAATGGCTATGGCAGAGACTACGATGGAGCCAGCTCAA TTGGCCAAGGATCTCAAGTGCCGTTGTTGCAAGAACATGATGCTGGAGGAA ACCGTAGTGGATACCGTGTCCAGGCAGACCAAGATGGAAACCCAACACGTGTGCTTTATTACATGGAGCGAGAGGTTGCCAATCTCGACCCCAGTCGCCCAGGGATCGCTCCAGGCAAATACAGTCGTC TGGATGGTATGAGTGAGGTGAGCTCACTTCATGATGGTCCAGACTCTCGAAATCGTGGTCGAGCCAGACCTCCTCAGCTTACAACAGTGTACGATGATGTGGATGAAAACATGAGCACCATCAGCAGTGTCTCTCAGCACATGCGAAGGGATGAGCCCAGACGGGGAGCTGACAGTCGGGGACGCGCTCGTTCCATGGAGAACTTGGACGATATCAGCCGCGGTTACAGAGATCGAGATGACTATCCGCCTGCGCGCCGAGACGGTGGACCCAGGGGTGGTAGACGAGG TTCTGATGATGAGTGGAGCAGTAGCGGACGAGGATACGACCCAGTTGATGACCGTCGCCGCCGTGATTATTCCCCTGACAATCGTCCCCGACATGGAGACTCCTTCCGAGGGGCTGGTTTCCAGGGCCGCCGTACCCGTAGCCGTGATGACCTGATGGATCTGGTGCGTGATCCTGGCCGTGGAGGCAGGGACGAATATGACGACAGCTTCCTCAGGGAGGCCATGGAAAAGAAGAAGCTGGGCGAGCAGCAAAGAGGCCGCAGCCGTGAACGCCTTGATAGCGAGAGTGATCGATCCGACCGCTACAGAGGGCATCACAGTGGACCGCCACCTTTACCACTCGTACCAGCCTCCGGAAACCCTGATCGCCGTGGAAACCACAGCAACTTCCCACCTCCTCCCCCTCCCTATACTGAGGACACTGACAGCTTGCCATCATCCAAAAAGAGCAACTTAAAAAAG AATGGAGCTGTGAGCAGAGAGAGTCTGGTGGTGTGA
- the lsr gene encoding lipolysis-stimulated lipoprotein receptor precursor (The RefSeq protein has 3 substitutions compared to this genomic sequence), which translates to MSLGVIFTLLLFPGVTTGINVICTYPRYVVIMFQPVTLRCDFTTTSTTPPLITWKYKSYCRDPIQAALNPSSADNAIAQSNPNYNPNIECADSARTVRIVASKQTAVTLGKEYQGRQISITNNADLSIVQTAWGDSGVYVCSAASAQDLSGNGECYTELIVLDWLLVVLVVLGFLLLLLLIGICWCQCCPHTCCCYVRCPCCPERCCCPRALYEAGKMVKSGIPSQYAATAYAQSMYGQPAYGVGAAMPGIPMMPMQMGVGGPPSNGYGRDYDGASSIGQGSQVPLLQEHDAGGNRSGYRVQADQDGNPTRVLYYMEREVANLDPSRPGIAPVDGMSEVSSLHDGPESRNRGRARPPQLTTVYDDVDENMSTISSVSQHMRRDEPRRGADSRGRARSMENLDDISRGYRDRDDYPPARRDGGPRGGRRGSDDEWSSSGRGYDPVDDRRRRDYSPDNRPRRGDSFRGAGFQGRRTRSRDDLMDLVRDPGRGGRDEYDDSFLREAMEKKKLGEQQRGRSRERLDSESDRSDRYRGHHSGPPPLPLVPASGNPDRRGNHSNFPPPPPPYTEDTDSLPSSKKSNLKKNGAVSRESLVV; encoded by the exons ATGTCGCTGGGTGTAATATTTACCCTCCTTTTGTTCACAG GTGTCACCACAGGCATCAATGTGATCTGTACTTATCCACGCTATGTGGTCATAATGTTCCAGCCAGTGACGCTGCGTTGTGATTTCACCACCACATCTACAACCCCTCCACTGATCACCTGGAAATACAAGTCCTACTGCAGAGACCCGATTCAGGCTGCGTTAAACCCCAGCAGTGCTGACAATGCCATTGCTCAGTCCAACCCAAACTACAATCCCAACATAGAGTGTGCAGACAGTGCCAGGACCGTTCGCATAGTCGCTTCCAAACAAACGGCCGTCACGCTTGGAAAAGAGTATCAGGGCCGTCAGATCAGCATCACAAATA ATGCAGACCTTAGCATTGTTCAGACTGCATGGGGTGACAGTGGGGTGTACGTCTGCTCTGCTGCCTCAGCTCAGGACCTTTCGGGAAATGGAGAGTGTTACACAGAGCTCATTGTGCTTG ACTGGTTGTTAGTGGTGTTGGTGGTCCTGGGTTTCCTCTTGCTGTTGCTCCTGATTGGTATCTGCTGGTGCCAGTGTTGCCCTCACACCTGCTGCTGTTACGTCAGATGCCCCTGCTGCCCGGAGCGCTGCTGCTGTCCCCGCGCAT TATATGAGGCTGGTAAAATGGTGAAGTCTGGCATTCCCAGTCAGTACGCAGCCACTGCCTACGCACAAAGCATGTACGGCCAGCCTGCTTACGGAGTTGGTGCAGCCATGCCGGGCATTCCTATGATGCCTATGCAAATGGGAGTTGGTGGTCCTCCATCAAATGGCTATGGCAGAGACTACGATGGAGCCAGCTCAA TTGGCCAAGGATCTCAAGTGCCGTTGTTGCAAGAACATGATGCTGGAGGAA ACCGTAGTGGATACCGTGTCCAGGCAGACCAAGATGGAAACCCAACACGTGTGCTTTATTACATGGAGCGAGAGGTTGCCAATCTCGACCCCAGTCGCCCAGGGATCGCTCCAG TGGATGGTATGAGTGAGGTGAGCTCACTTCATGATGGTCCAGACTCTCGAAATCGTGGTCGAGCCAGACCTCCTCAGCTTACAACAGTGTACGATGATGTGGATGAAAACATGAGCACCATCAGCAGTGTCTCTCAGCACATGCGAAGGGATGAGCCCAGACGGGGAGCTGACAGTCGGGGACGCGCTCGTTCCATGGAGAACTTGGACGATATCAGCCGCGGTTACAGAGATCGAGATGACTATCCGCCTGCGCGCCGAGACGGTGGACCCAGGGGTGGTAGACGAGG TTCTGATGATGAGTGGAGCAGTAGCGGACGAGGATACGACCCAGTTGATGACCGTCGCCGCCGTGATTATTCCCCTGACAATCGTCCCCGACATGGAGACTCCTTCCGAGGGGCTGGTTTCCAGGGCCGCCGTACCCGTAGCCGTGATGACCTGATGGATCTGGTGCGTGATCCTGGCCGTGGAGGCAGGGACGAATATGACGACAGCTTCCTCAGGGAGGCCATGGAAAAGAAGAAGCTGGGCGAGCAGCAAAGAGGCCGCAGCCGTGAACGCCTTGATAGCGAGAGTGATCGATCCGACCGCTACAGAGGGCATCACAGTGGACCGCCACCTTTACCACTCGTACCAGCCTCCGGAAACCCTGATCGCCGTGGAAACCACAGCAACTTCCCACCTCCTCCCCCTCCCTATACTGAGGACACTGACAGCTTGCCATCATCCAAAAAGAGCAACTTAAAAAAG AATGGAGCTGTGAGCAGAGAGAGTCTGGTGGTGTGA
- the tmem106ba gene encoding transmembrane protein 106Ba: protein MGKSLFSMPRQKEDEKKLTEDSKSETEGDKEDVSQFPYVEFTGRDSITCPTCQGTGRIPRNQENQLVALIPYSDQRLKPRRTTLYVSISVFLCLLLSGLAVFFLFPRTINVSYAGVKSSYVTYDHNLHKVYLNITSTLNITNNNFYPIQLANITAQVQLYNTVIGNSVANNVTTIIPLDMRQIDYTVPTTIANEINYIYEYCTMQAIKVHNVVVLMRMTVTAVYFGHAEQVSQEKYLYVDCGANTTSTHQHTSVIQ, encoded by the exons ATGGGAAAGTCTCTGTTTTCCATGCCAAGGCAAAAAGAGGACGAGAAAAAACTGACCGAAGACTCAAAGTCTGAAACCGAGGGCGATAAAGAAGATGTTTCACAGTTTCCATACGTCGAATTCACAGGAAGAGACAGCATCACCTGTCCAACTTGTCAAGGGACAGGAAGAATACCAAGAA ATCAAGAAAACCAACTAGTTGCTTTAATACCATACAGCGACCAGAGGCTCAAGCCAAGACGAAC GACATTGTATGTGTCCATATCAGTCTTTCTGTGTCTGCTACTTTCTGGTCTGGCTGTGTTTTTCCTGTTCCCTCGGACTATCAACGTCTCTTATGCTGGAGTGAAGTCATCCTACGTCACATATGATCACAACCTACATAAAGTATATCTAAACATCACG AGTACCCTCAATATCACCAACAATAATTTCTATCCAATACAGCTGGCCAACATCACAGCACAGGTGCAGTTATACAACACTGTGATTGGAAACTCTGTCGCTAATAATGTCACCACCATCATCCCTCTGGATATGCGACAG ATTGATTACACCGTTCCCACCACCATAGCCAATGAGATTAACTACATATA tgaatactGTACCATGCAGGCAATTAAAGTGCATAACGTAGTTGTTTTGATGCG GATGACTGTCACTGCTGTGTATTTCGGCCACGCTGAGCAGGTGTCTCAGGAAAAGTACCTGTATGTGGACTGCGGCGCAAACACCACCTCTACACATCAACACACAAGTGTCATACAGTGA
- the lsr gene encoding lipolysis-stimulated lipoprotein receptor isoform X1 encodes MSLGVIFTLLLFTGVTTGINVICTYPRYVVIMFQPVTLRCDFTTTSTTPPLITWKYKSYCRDPIQAALNPSSADNAIAQSNPNYNPNIECADSARTVRIVASKQTAVTLGKEYQGRQISITNNADLSIVQTAWGDSGVYVCSAASAQDLSGNGECYTELIVLERKSNTTDLLPGIDLLIMEDWLLVVLVVLGFLLLLLLIGICWCQCCPHTCCCYVRCPCCPERCCCPRALYEAGKMVKSGIPSQYAATAYAQSMYGQPAYGVGAAMPGIPMMPMQMGVGGPPSNGYGRDYDGASSIGQGSQVPLLQEHDAGGNRSGYRVQADQDGNPTRVLYYMEREVANLDPSRPGIAPGKYSRLDGMSEVSSLHDGPDSRNRGRARPPQLTTVYDDVDENMSTISSVSQHMRRDEPRRGADSRGRARSMENLDDISRGYRDRDDYPPARRDGGPRGGRRGSDDEWSSSGRGYDPVDDRRRRDYSPDNRPRHGDSFRGAGFQGRRTRSRDDLMDLVRDPGRGGRDEYDDSFLREAMEKKKLGEQQRGRSRERLDSESDRSDRYRGHHSGPPPLPLVPASGNPDRRGNHSNFPPPPPPYTEDTDSLPSSKKSNLKKNGAVSRESLVV; translated from the exons ATGTCGCTGGGTGTAATATTTACCCTCCTTTTGTTCACAG GTGTCACCACAGGCATCAATGTGATCTGTACTTATCCACGCTATGTGGTCATAATGTTCCAGCCAGTGACGCTGCGTTGTGATTTCACCACCACATCTACAACCCCTCCACTGATCACCTGGAAATACAAGTCCTACTGCAGAGACCCGATTCAGGCTGCGTTAAACCCCAGCAGTGCTGACAATGCCATTGCTCAGTCCAACCCAAACTACAATCCCAACATAGAGTGTGCAGACAGTGCCAGGACCGTTCGCATAGTCGCTTCCAAACAAACGGCCGTCACGCTTGGAAAAGAGTATCAGGGCCGTCAGATCAGCATCACAAATA ATGCAGACCTTAGCATTGTTCAGACTGCATGGGGTGACAGTGGGGTGTACGTCTGCTCTGCTGCCTCAGCTCAGGACCTTTCGGGAAATGGAGAGTGTTACACAGAGCTCATTGTGCTTG AGAGAAAGTCAAATACTACAGACCTGCTGCCTGGCATTGATTTACTGATCATGGAAG ACTGGTTGTTAGTGGTGTTGGTGGTCCTGGGTTTCCTCTTGCTGTTGCTCCTGATTGGTATCTGCTGGTGCCAGTGTTGCCCTCACACCTGCTGCTGTTACGTCAGATGCCCCTGCTGCCCGGAGCGCTGCTGCTGTCCCCGCGCAT TATATGAGGCTGGTAAAATGGTGAAGTCTGGCATTCCCAGTCAGTACGCAGCCACTGCCTACGCACAAAGCATGTACGGCCAGCCTGCTTACGGAGTTGGTGCAGCCATGCCGGGCATTCCTATGATGCCTATGCAAATGGGAGTTGGTGGTCCTCCATCAAATGGCTATGGCAGAGACTACGATGGAGCCAGCTCAA TTGGCCAAGGATCTCAAGTGCCGTTGTTGCAAGAACATGATGCTGGAGGAA ACCGTAGTGGATACCGTGTCCAGGCAGACCAAGATGGAAACCCAACACGTGTGCTTTATTACATGGAGCGAGAGGTTGCCAATCTCGACCCCAGTCGCCCAGGGATCGCTCCAGGCAAATACAGTCGTC TGGATGGTATGAGTGAGGTGAGCTCACTTCATGATGGTCCAGACTCTCGAAATCGTGGTCGAGCCAGACCTCCTCAGCTTACAACAGTGTACGATGATGTGGATGAAAACATGAGCACCATCAGCAGTGTCTCTCAGCACATGCGAAGGGATGAGCCCAGACGGGGAGCTGACAGTCGGGGACGCGCTCGTTCCATGGAGAACTTGGACGATATCAGCCGCGGTTACAGAGATCGAGATGACTATCCGCCTGCGCGCCGAGACGGTGGACCCAGGGGTGGTAGACGAGG TTCTGATGATGAGTGGAGCAGTAGCGGACGAGGATACGACCCAGTTGATGACCGTCGCCGCCGTGATTATTCCCCTGACAATCGTCCCCGACATGGAGACTCCTTCCGAGGGGCTGGTTTCCAGGGCCGCCGTACCCGTAGCCGTGATGACCTGATGGATCTGGTGCGTGATCCTGGCCGTGGAGGCAGGGACGAATATGACGACAGCTTCCTCAGGGAGGCCATGGAAAAGAAGAAGCTGGGCGAGCAGCAAAGAGGCCGCAGCCGTGAACGCCTTGATAGCGAGAGTGATCGATCCGACCGCTACAGAGGGCATCACAGTGGACCGCCACCTTTACCACTCGTACCAGCCTCCGGAAACCCTGATCGCCGTGGAAACCACAGCAACTTCCCACCTCCTCCCCCTCCCTATACTGAGGACACTGACAGCTTGCCATCATCCAAAAAGAGCAACTTAAAAAAG AATGGAGCTGTGAGCAGAGAGAGTCTGGTGGTGTGA
- the lsr gene encoding lipolysis-stimulated lipoprotein receptor isoform X2, translated as MSLGVIFTLLLFTGVTTGINVICTYPRYVVIMFQPVTLRCDFTTTSTTPPLITWKYKSYCRDPIQAALNPSSADNAIAQSNPNYNPNIECADSARTVRIVASKQTAVTLGKEYQGRQISITNNADLSIVQTAWGDSGVYVCSAASAQDLSGNGECYTELIVLERKSNTTDLLPGIDLLIMEDWLLVVLVVLGFLLLLLLIGICWCQCCPHTCCCYVRCPCCPERCCCPRALYEAGKMVKSGIPSQYAATAYAQSMYGQPAYGVGAAMPGIPMMPMQMGVGGPPSNGYGRDYDGASSIGQGSQVPLLQEHDAGGNRSGYRVQADQDGNPTRVLYYMEREVANLDPSRPGIAPVDGMSEVSSLHDGPDSRNRGRARPPQLTTVYDDVDENMSTISSVSQHMRRDEPRRGADSRGRARSMENLDDISRGYRDRDDYPPARRDGGPRGGRRGSDDEWSSSGRGYDPVDDRRRRDYSPDNRPRHGDSFRGAGFQGRRTRSRDDLMDLVRDPGRGGRDEYDDSFLREAMEKKKLGEQQRGRSRERLDSESDRSDRYRGHHSGPPPLPLVPASGNPDRRGNHSNFPPPPPPYTEDTDSLPSSKKSNLKKNGAVSRESLVV; from the exons ATGTCGCTGGGTGTAATATTTACCCTCCTTTTGTTCACAG GTGTCACCACAGGCATCAATGTGATCTGTACTTATCCACGCTATGTGGTCATAATGTTCCAGCCAGTGACGCTGCGTTGTGATTTCACCACCACATCTACAACCCCTCCACTGATCACCTGGAAATACAAGTCCTACTGCAGAGACCCGATTCAGGCTGCGTTAAACCCCAGCAGTGCTGACAATGCCATTGCTCAGTCCAACCCAAACTACAATCCCAACATAGAGTGTGCAGACAGTGCCAGGACCGTTCGCATAGTCGCTTCCAAACAAACGGCCGTCACGCTTGGAAAAGAGTATCAGGGCCGTCAGATCAGCATCACAAATA ATGCAGACCTTAGCATTGTTCAGACTGCATGGGGTGACAGTGGGGTGTACGTCTGCTCTGCTGCCTCAGCTCAGGACCTTTCGGGAAATGGAGAGTGTTACACAGAGCTCATTGTGCTTG AGAGAAAGTCAAATACTACAGACCTGCTGCCTGGCATTGATTTACTGATCATGGAAG ACTGGTTGTTAGTGGTGTTGGTGGTCCTGGGTTTCCTCTTGCTGTTGCTCCTGATTGGTATCTGCTGGTGCCAGTGTTGCCCTCACACCTGCTGCTGTTACGTCAGATGCCCCTGCTGCCCGGAGCGCTGCTGCTGTCCCCGCGCAT TATATGAGGCTGGTAAAATGGTGAAGTCTGGCATTCCCAGTCAGTACGCAGCCACTGCCTACGCACAAAGCATGTACGGCCAGCCTGCTTACGGAGTTGGTGCAGCCATGCCGGGCATTCCTATGATGCCTATGCAAATGGGAGTTGGTGGTCCTCCATCAAATGGCTATGGCAGAGACTACGATGGAGCCAGCTCAA TTGGCCAAGGATCTCAAGTGCCGTTGTTGCAAGAACATGATGCTGGAGGAA ACCGTAGTGGATACCGTGTCCAGGCAGACCAAGATGGAAACCCAACACGTGTGCTTTATTACATGGAGCGAGAGGTTGCCAATCTCGACCCCAGTCGCCCAGGGATCGCTCCAG TGGATGGTATGAGTGAGGTGAGCTCACTTCATGATGGTCCAGACTCTCGAAATCGTGGTCGAGCCAGACCTCCTCAGCTTACAACAGTGTACGATGATGTGGATGAAAACATGAGCACCATCAGCAGTGTCTCTCAGCACATGCGAAGGGATGAGCCCAGACGGGGAGCTGACAGTCGGGGACGCGCTCGTTCCATGGAGAACTTGGACGATATCAGCCGCGGTTACAGAGATCGAGATGACTATCCGCCTGCGCGCCGAGACGGTGGACCCAGGGGTGGTAGACGAGG TTCTGATGATGAGTGGAGCAGTAGCGGACGAGGATACGACCCAGTTGATGACCGTCGCCGCCGTGATTATTCCCCTGACAATCGTCCCCGACATGGAGACTCCTTCCGAGGGGCTGGTTTCCAGGGCCGCCGTACCCGTAGCCGTGATGACCTGATGGATCTGGTGCGTGATCCTGGCCGTGGAGGCAGGGACGAATATGACGACAGCTTCCTCAGGGAGGCCATGGAAAAGAAGAAGCTGGGCGAGCAGCAAAGAGGCCGCAGCCGTGAACGCCTTGATAGCGAGAGTGATCGATCCGACCGCTACAGAGGGCATCACAGTGGACCGCCACCTTTACCACTCGTACCAGCCTCCGGAAACCCTGATCGCCGTGGAAACCACAGCAACTTCCCACCTCCTCCCCCTCCCTATACTGAGGACACTGACAGCTTGCCATCATCCAAAAAGAGCAACTTAAAAAAG AATGGAGCTGTGAGCAGAGAGAGTCTGGTGGTGTGA